Within Coffea arabica cultivar ET-39 chromosome 4e, Coffea Arabica ET-39 HiFi, whole genome shotgun sequence, the genomic segment ATATATGATTAGGGTTTAGAAGTGCGGGAAAATTTATTGCAGTAGCTAGATTACCTTCATTTTAACAAACAATtggtggatttttttttctatagaGATTAATTATCAAAAGAATTCTACGATTACAGAAAAATTGAGGGAAAATGTTATTTTCAGACGCTTTACTTCAGAAATTACACTGAAACCATTTTTTGAACTTTAATCTTTTAGTCCATTGTTAATACCATGATTTGGTTTCTCTACAATTCTACAGTATTGCTCAGAATGCATCAATAAGAAATGAATCCAGTTTGTAACATTTTTTCTTCACAACAGCAAGACTATAAGAGTTTTTTTGTAACTATTGGACCAACTCCAACGGTTAGTTTGTAGCATCATATAATCGTTCATAAGAAATTATTTGATCTGTCTCAACAATTCTTGTTTTCTGGTAATTTAGGTTGCAATAGATTAACCTATTGCCCCCCATCCCCCCCTGCCCCCGGTGCTTTTGAAAGAAAACCACCTTGCGTAATGGAGATTTTGGCAGATCACTGTATGTATTGCTAAGAGAACGAGGCAAATTTCATGGAGGTGTTAGATGGTCCTATGACCTTAATGACCTGCGAATCATATTGGTCACAGCACTTTGAAATCTTAATATAAGCAAAACTTTGGCCTCTCTACTCGTAAATTTCTAAGAGATGATTGTTTAAGCTATTATAATTTGATTTGCACCCTGCCATTTTGTTTCTGTTAGAAAGAAACGTGTTCCATGTGGAGAAAATGCCTTGGCGAAGTTCAATGTATTATTATAAGAGCCGTTGATTACACAAACAATACCTATACCACCTGAATGGGACAGGCTGAAAATCATATTACTATAGCAAGGTTATGTGTCCCAATTAGATGCAAGGTTAATTGTCCCGATCTGATAAACACATTGAATCTGAACTTGTTTCTATACTTCATTGCAACATAAATGTTTGAATTCAGACAAGTATCTTAATTAAAGTCTAGTTGTTTCTTTCCAAACTGATAATTATTGCACTGATCTCCTAAGTTTGTTCGGTtaagtgttaaatctcaattacGATGCCAaaattgtccttttttttttatcaaaatggAAGAAAGATATAGTATCATGAGGGCATGAGATTTATTACGTGATATGAGAGACATTTCAATTTCACAAAGCTTCTCATACTCAGGGATTTGATTTGTATTGCATTTGGCTACAAAGTTTAGAGTCTCTTATATGGTAAATGCAGGAGATGCTAAACCAAAAGGACCAGATTGACCAAGTTGTTACTTATATCATGCAATTGAAAGAAAGGGTAGAGAAattgaacaagagaaaagaGATATCAAAAAGCGAACATCAAACAAAGGGTACAAATCCCAGAAATTCAGCCATTCCGAGCTCAAGAATTCCAGTTCTGAAAATCAGGGAAAGTGATTCAAGCTTAGAAGTTGTTTTAGTAACTGGTTTAAGGAAGAACTTTGCTTTACATGAAGTCATCCAGGTTCTTCATGGACAAGGATTGGAAGTAGTTAGTGTCAGCATTTCTACCATCGAggaaaaaatttatcacatagTGCACGCTCAGGTGATTATCAACCTTTCTTGttttaaaagaaagaaatgttgAATGTCTACATAGTTTTCAACTTTATGCGGATTAGAATTAGGAAGATATTTAGCACACTAAAgagatttgaaaccctaaattgaCCTGTCTTCGTCTATTTTCTTAATTTGCAGGTGAGAGTTCCCAGATTAGGCGCTGATACTTTGACAATTTACGGTAGATTGCAGAAATTGTTTAACTAGTACGTTTAAGGATAAATGACTTGTATAGTCCCTCAACTTGTACTCATGATCTTAGTTTGATCTCAACTTTTCCAATCGTATAATAAATTTCTTAACTTATAAATTTAACTCTTAATGGTCTTTCAAAGTCAAATCTAAGTATGAATTTTTCACTTCCCCATCCCCCGACAACCGCCCCAAGACTTTATTTAATGTTTATTTTCCAACTCTGAgttaaaaaaaagttatattAGCCCCTTTGAATGGTTTTGATCAAGTATTTAATACCTAACTTGACTAGCAAAAATTGACAAAACTATTTATCTAAAAATTTACATAaaccaaataaaaattaaaaaatactgGAATTTAGAGGAGGAAAATACGCATGAATCTAGCATCAGGAGGTAAAGTGAAAATTAACATATATAGATTTGGCTTCAAAGGATCATTTAGAATCAAATTTATAAGTTGAAGAATGTAGTGGATATTATTAAAAGTTGAGGGATGAAATAAGATCATGGATAAAGGTTAAGGGACTATGGAAGTCAATTATACTACGTTTTATTTTTGCAACAAAGCAATGAAGGGAAAAGAAGATATTGTTTTGAAGATGGtgggaaaaataaataaatgaataaataaaaaggcatcCAATAATTGCTCAAAGAACTCTGACAGTCGGGCTTTGCATGAAGATTGGATTTCAGAGCATGAAAGCTCCTCCAAAAATTTGAGTGATGGACCATTGTTTTCGTTCCCTCACAATTTTTGAGCCTTTATTGATGTAAGGATATCGGACTTTTATTAATATGCATGGATACGAATGATGTTTCATCTTTCGTTTGCTTTTCACAAGAATAAGAATGATGTAAAATTTTATTGCTTGATTCTCTGTATCTGTGTCGTTGGACGAAACAGTTCTTAAGAGTCGTTTCTTGAATAAAGGTATGTTTGGCCAATGAATTAACATGTTAATTATCTTTGTTAATCCTTCAAAAAGGAAGTCCCACTAGCAAGAAATAGTTGTTCAATCACATATAATTACTTTAATCTTATCAGTCAACCAACTAACAAATTCAATGCTTAATCACACTAAAACACCCTCGTAATTCTAGGTAAGTTGCATTTTGCTCCCTAAACTCATATAGTCATCAGTTTGCCCCATCTGACTACTCATCAAAattcttttgttaatttttctaTCGAAATAGACATTATAATAACCTTTGTACTCTTGACTATTACATCCCccggttaattttttttttcttgtatgaCCACATGTTCTTCTCGATACTATTACTATTTGCATATCTAGAGTCAAATTGTAGAATTTACTAAACTCATCATTTTATTCTACTATActtgttttgcttttgttattgtttttccttttaatgATTGACTAATTAAAACTTCTAACTTGTTTTATAGTGAATATGTCAAATTTGCTTTGAAATTTAGCACTGTTCTAATGAATTATTAACGGTAGTAAATTAACGAATAATCAAATGTAAAAGAATGAGTTAAAGGGAAAGAAATGACAATACCTGAGGGAAGGAAATAATGGcttgaaagaaagaagaaaaaca encodes:
- the LOC113740813 gene encoding transcription factor bHLH162-like, with the protein product MENNCSNDAPRKLDRKTIERNRRIRMKGLISELASLVPPQHFKPSKEMLNQKDQIDQVVTYIMQLKERVEKLNKRKEISKSEHQTKGTNPRNSAIPSSRIPVLKIRESDSSLEVVLVTGLRKNFALHEVIQVLHGQGLEVVSVSISTIEEKIYHIVHAQVRVPRLGADTLTIYGRLQKLFN